The uncultured Cohaesibacter sp. genome window below encodes:
- a CDS encoding M23 family metallopeptidase → MSTTTLTQPPYLKAPVKKTQPSVRIDSSIDLGQAPALLTPSARLNPPDRRTLNIRWLVGTVLTGCTSIFLMGGALVAGIQSQDKMTEQAFLTQTEETHPLAPGELIAAGTKGNRLSRSIRPVSHRREIQVSTISSLGDENLVTTKPFMLISASLETKKTPNVTFPAFDPVRIFSSSSDKKQQPASQQDDQLYSANVEGEMRLRAEPLNLVSDYELDAGGPSNFEVRRLVTQSALFLSDDSNQTQPAFGVIDPARFEFPATSVDALAPSYIRIVPENMSSFSKTEGTNQGTETEEKIVVAVQGDTVRNLLLENEATEDEAAELAELIADKAGIDDLSNNQRMRIVYELVNDGLRERSPLRISLYLGEEHQITVARSDQGTFQVADEPVEGDLSLSAAPDSLTTLRTGPRLTVYDSVYQTALNNGIEPEMIDEMIKILSFDVDFNAMVKPGDSLQLFHSVPENGDKAEIMFVEIQLNGTTKRYYRYRTQDDGIVDYYDESGRSAKKFLMRKPVPGAKFRSPFGWRRHPILKIMRLHKGVDWSAPRGTPVMAAGNGRIITHKWASGYGNFIEIQHTNGYATGYGHMSRFESGLDVGDYVHQGQIIGYVGSTGLSTGPHLHYEVTVNGRHVDPMRIRLPRGRTLSGDMLASFTQEQERINDLLGKSGEVKVAQNDTE, encoded by the coding sequence ATGAGCACAACAACTCTGACCCAACCGCCCTATCTGAAAGCCCCAGTCAAAAAGACCCAGCCTTCAGTACGCATTGATTCCAGCATAGATCTGGGTCAGGCCCCTGCACTGTTGACGCCATCGGCGCGCCTGAATCCACCAGACCGTCGAACGCTGAACATCCGCTGGCTGGTTGGTACCGTTCTTACCGGCTGTACTTCCATATTCCTCATGGGAGGCGCTCTGGTCGCCGGCATTCAGAGCCAGGACAAAATGACCGAGCAGGCCTTTCTGACCCAGACAGAAGAAACGCACCCGCTAGCGCCCGGCGAACTGATCGCAGCAGGCACCAAGGGCAATCGTCTGTCGCGCTCCATCCGGCCGGTTTCGCACCGGCGAGAAATTCAGGTCAGCACCATCTCCTCTCTGGGTGACGAAAATCTGGTCACAACCAAGCCCTTCATGCTGATCTCGGCGTCTCTGGAAACAAAGAAGACGCCGAATGTCACCTTCCCGGCGTTCGACCCGGTCCGCATCTTCTCCTCCTCTTCCGATAAGAAGCAACAGCCTGCCAGCCAACAGGATGACCAGCTCTATTCCGCAAACGTTGAAGGCGAGATGAGACTGAGAGCGGAACCGCTCAATCTGGTCAGCGATTACGAGCTGGACGCGGGCGGCCCGAGCAATTTCGAAGTGCGGCGTCTGGTGACCCAGTCTGCGCTCTTCCTGTCCGATGACAGCAACCAGACCCAACCGGCCTTTGGCGTGATTGACCCGGCGCGTTTCGAGTTCCCGGCGACATCGGTCGATGCGCTCGCTCCGTCCTATATTCGCATCGTCCCTGAAAACATGAGTTCCTTCAGCAAAACCGAAGGCACCAACCAGGGCACGGAAACCGAAGAAAAAATCGTTGTGGCCGTTCAGGGCGATACCGTTCGCAACCTGTTGCTCGAAAACGAGGCGACGGAAGATGAAGCGGCAGAACTGGCTGAACTGATTGCCGACAAGGCCGGCATCGATGACCTGTCGAACAACCAGCGCATGCGCATTGTCTACGAGCTCGTCAATGACGGACTTCGCGAGCGTTCCCCTCTGCGCATCAGTCTCTATCTCGGCGAAGAACATCAGATCACGGTTGCGCGTTCTGATCAGGGCACGTTCCAGGTCGCCGACGAACCGGTAGAAGGCGATCTGTCACTTTCGGCTGCCCCTGATTCCCTCACCACTTTGAGGACGGGCCCGCGGCTGACTGTCTATGACTCGGTTTACCAGACAGCACTCAACAACGGCATCGAACCGGAAATGATCGACGAGATGATCAAGATCCTGTCCTTCGACGTCGATTTCAACGCGATGGTGAAGCCGGGCGATTCGCTGCAGCTCTTCCACTCCGTTCCGGAAAACGGCGACAAGGCCGAGATCATGTTCGTCGAGATCCAGCTGAACGGCACCACCAAGCGCTACTATCGCTATCGCACCCAGGATGATGGCATCGTCGACTACTATGATGAAAGCGGCCGCAGCGCCAAGAAATTCCTGATGCGCAAGCCGGTACCGGGCGCCAAATTCCGCTCGCCATTCGGTTGGCGTCGCCATCCGATCCTGAAGATCATGCGCCTGCACAAGGGTGTCGACTGGTCTGCACCGCGTGGCACTCCGGTCATGGCCGCAGGCAATGGCCGCATCATCACGCACAAGTGGGCCAGCGGCTATGGCAACTTCATCGAGATCCAGCACACCAATGGCTATGCCACCGGCTACGGCCATATGAGCCGGTTCGAATCGGGGCTGGATGTGGGCGACTATGTCCACCAGGGCCAGATCATCGGCTATGTCGGATCCACCGGCCTGTCGACCGGCCCGCACCTGCACTACGAGGTGACGGTCAACGGTCGCCATGTGGACCCGATGCGCATCCGTCTGCCGCGCGGCCGCACCCTCAGCGGTGACATGCTGGCCAGCTTCACCCAGGAGCAGGAACGCATCAATGATCTGCTGGGCAAGTCCGGCGAAGTGAAGGTCGCCCAGAACGACACCGAATAG
- the clpB gene encoding ATP-dependent chaperone ClpB → MNLERYTERARGFMQSAQTYAIGQGHQAFLPEHILKVLMDDKEGMASGLIDRSGGQSAQVRLLLEDRLKAMPAVSGSGAGQLYLSPDMAKLFEKAEEIAKKAGDSYVTVERLLLAISMLADSEAGKILSKAGVSPQNLNRAIEEIRKGRTADSASAEDGYDALKKYARDLTQDARDGKLDPVIGRDDEIRRTIQVLSRRTKNNPVLIGEPGVGKTAIAEGLALRIINGDVPESLKEKRLLALDMGALIAGAKYRGEFEERLKAVLNEVQAASGELILFIDEMHTLVGAGKSDGAMDASNLLKPALARGELHCVGATTLDEYRKYVEKDAALARRFQPVMVNEPTVADTISILRGLKEKYELHHGVRISDNALVSAATLSDRYITDRFLPDKAIDLMDEAASRLRMQVDSKPEELDELDRRIIQLKIEREALKKEEDVASRDRLEKLEDELVDLEEESAALTQRWQAEKDKLSDATKIKEQLDEARVHLAQAQRRGDLAKAGELAYGEIPRLEGLLAQVEERTQQSNAMVERSVQPDHIAHVISRWTGIPVDKMLEGERDKLLRMEAELGQRVIGQADAVAAVSKAVRRARAGLQDPNRPIGSFMFLGPTGVGKTELTKTLADFLFDDEHAMVRLDMSEFMEKHSVARLIGAPPGYVGYEEGGVLTEAVRRRPYQVILFDEIEKAHPDVFNVLLQVLDDGRLTDGQGRTVDFRNTLIIMTSNLGAEFLLGKEETDLKEADKERVLEVVRSAFRPEFLNRIDEIIIFHRLMREHMASIVAIQMKHLAKLLADRKIELVLDDEATEWLANKGYDPAYGARPLKRVIQRYIQDPLAEELLSGGILDGSRVHVLVKDDALTFGVEE, encoded by the coding sequence ATGAATTTGGAACGCTACACAGAGCGTGCGCGCGGCTTCATGCAGTCAGCGCAGACATATGCCATCGGGCAGGGGCATCAGGCCTTTCTGCCGGAGCATATCCTCAAGGTTCTGATGGATGACAAGGAAGGCATGGCTTCCGGGCTCATCGATCGGTCTGGCGGACAATCCGCGCAGGTGCGCCTGCTGCTGGAAGATCGGCTGAAGGCCATGCCCGCCGTTTCCGGGTCCGGCGCAGGTCAACTCTATCTCTCGCCCGATATGGCCAAGCTGTTTGAAAAGGCCGAAGAGATTGCCAAGAAGGCAGGCGATTCCTACGTGACTGTCGAACGTCTGCTTCTGGCCATCAGCATGTTGGCGGACAGCGAGGCTGGCAAGATCCTCAGCAAGGCCGGTGTGTCGCCGCAGAATCTCAATCGAGCCATCGAGGAAATCCGCAAGGGACGGACGGCTGATTCAGCTTCGGCTGAAGACGGCTATGACGCCCTCAAGAAATATGCCCGCGATCTGACACAGGATGCGCGTGACGGCAAGCTCGATCCGGTGATCGGGCGCGATGACGAAATCCGGCGGACCATTCAGGTGCTGTCGCGCCGGACCAAGAACAACCCGGTGCTGATCGGCGAGCCGGGCGTCGGCAAGACCGCCATTGCGGAAGGGCTGGCGCTCCGGATCATCAATGGCGACGTGCCCGAATCCCTCAAGGAAAAGCGTTTGCTGGCTCTTGATATGGGTGCCTTGATCGCTGGTGCCAAATATCGTGGCGAGTTCGAGGAACGTTTGAAGGCGGTATTGAATGAGGTTCAGGCTGCCAGTGGCGAACTGATCCTGTTCATCGACGAGATGCATACGCTCGTCGGAGCGGGCAAGTCCGATGGTGCCATGGATGCCTCGAACCTGCTCAAACCGGCTCTGGCACGGGGTGAGCTGCACTGCGTTGGCGCGACCACGCTGGATGAATATCGCAAGTATGTCGAAAAGGATGCCGCTCTCGCTCGCCGGTTCCAGCCGGTGATGGTCAATGAGCCGACCGTGGCCGATACGATTTCGATCTTGCGCGGGCTGAAGGAAAAATACGAGCTGCACCACGGGGTCCGCATCAGCGACAATGCCCTGGTTTCTGCGGCTACCCTGTCGGACCGCTATATCACCGACCGGTTCCTGCCGGACAAGGCGATCGACCTGATGGACGAGGCCGCCTCGCGGTTGCGCATGCAGGTCGATTCAAAGCCTGAAGAGCTGGACGAGCTGGACCGGCGAATCATCCAGTTGAAGATCGAGCGGGAAGCTCTCAAGAAGGAAGAGGACGTTGCCTCCCGCGACCGGTTGGAAAAACTGGAAGATGAGCTGGTTGATCTTGAAGAGGAATCGGCAGCCCTGACCCAGCGTTGGCAGGCAGAGAAAGACAAGCTTTCCGATGCCACCAAGATCAAGGAACAGCTGGACGAGGCACGGGTTCATCTGGCTCAGGCCCAGCGGCGCGGCGATCTGGCCAAGGCCGGTGAGCTGGCCTATGGCGAAATCCCGCGTCTGGAGGGACTTCTGGCGCAGGTCGAAGAACGTACCCAGCAGTCCAATGCCATGGTCGAACGGTCTGTCCAGCCCGATCACATTGCCCATGTGATTTCGCGCTGGACCGGTATCCCGGTCGACAAGATGCTCGAAGGCGAGCGGGACAAGCTGTTGCGCATGGAGGCAGAGCTTGGCCAGCGGGTCATCGGGCAGGCGGATGCGGTTGCCGCGGTTTCCAAGGCCGTGCGGCGCGCAAGGGCCGGGTTGCAGGATCCGAACAGGCCGATCGGCTCGTTCATGTTCCTCGGGCCGACCGGTGTGGGCAAGACCGAGCTCACCAAGACGCTGGCCGACTTCCTGTTCGATGACGAGCACGCGATGGTTCGGCTCGACATGTCCGAGTTCATGGAAAAGCACTCGGTCGCGCGTCTCATCGGTGCGCCTCCGGGCTATGTGGGCTACGAAGAGGGTGGCGTTCTGACCGAAGCGGTCCGGCGGCGTCCTTATCAGGTGATCCTGTTCGACGAGATCGAAAAGGCGCATCCGGATGTTTTCAACGTACTGTTGCAGGTGCTTGACGATGGCCGGTTGACTGATGGCCAGGGGCGGACGGTTGATTTCCGCAACACCCTGATCATCATGACCTCGAACCTTGGGGCTGAATTCCTGCTTGGCAAGGAGGAAACCGACCTCAAGGAAGCCGACAAGGAGCGAGTGCTGGAGGTGGTTCGGTCTGCCTTCCGTCCCGAGTTCCTCAACCGGATTGACGAGATCATCATCTTCCATCGCCTGATGCGCGAGCATATGGCTTCCATCGTGGCCATTCAGATGAAGCATCTGGCCAAGCTGCTGGCCGATCGCAAGATCGAGTTGGTGCTGGACGACGAGGCAACCGAATGGCTGGCCAACAAGGGCTATGATCCGGCTTATGGTGCACGACCGCTCAAACGGGTGATCCAGCGCTATATCCAGGATCCTCTTGCCGAGGAGCTGCTTTCGGGCGGCATTCTGGATGGGTCCCGTGTTCATGTGCTGGTCAAGGATGATGCTCTGACATTCGGTGTCGAGGAGTAA